In a single window of the Verrucomicrobiaceae bacterium genome:
- a CDS encoding helix-turn-helix transcriptional regulator has protein sequence MKPKAATKKKPGHLPLAERTAYRRLEDVVGCKWSAAVLAAIGRGVSRPGQLERFIPGISTKVLNERLRKLMDYRLITRSEIAGKVPRTEYALTATGTKLNAIIENIRDLDEEHGAEH, from the coding sequence ATGAAACCAAAAGCTGCTACCAAGAAGAAACCTGGACACCTGCCGCTGGCCGAGCGCACAGCGTATCGGCGGCTCGAAGATGTGGTGGGCTGCAAATGGTCTGCCGCTGTGCTGGCAGCGATCGGACGCGGTGTGTCACGTCCTGGGCAACTGGAGCGCTTTATTCCTGGCATCTCGACGAAGGTGCTCAATGAAAGACTGCGCAAGCTCATGGACTATCGCCTCATCACGCGCTCGGAGATTGCAGGCAAGGTGCCGCGCACCGAGTATGCACTCACCGCCACAGGCACGAAGCTGAACGCCATCATCGAAAACATCCGCGATCTGGATGAGGAGCATGGTGCTGAGCACTAG
- a CDS encoding thioredoxin family protein: protein MKTKATFYHAGCPVCVAAEQNVAAALDGNRYDVEIVHLGSAKDRVAEAEAAGVKSVPALVIGGAAYHINFGADLSVLK, encoded by the coding sequence ATGAAAACCAAAGCCACCTTCTACCACGCAGGCTGCCCCGTCTGCGTCGCTGCTGAACAAAACGTCGCCGCTGCACTCGATGGCAACCGCTACGATGTCGAGATCGTCCACCTTGGCAGCGCCAAGGATCGCGTCGCTGAAGCCGAAGCCGCCGGGGTGAAATCCGTGCCTGCTCTCGTCATCGGCGGAGCCGCGTATCACATCAATTTTGGCGCAGACCTCAGTGTGCTGAAGTAA